A portion of the Luxibacter massiliensis genome contains these proteins:
- a CDS encoding virulence RhuM family protein, which produces MEHKPESNIIMYTTEDGLTKIETTFENDTVWLSIDQMAELFQRDKSVIGKHVRNVFKEGELEKESVWAKFAYTASDEKTYQVDYYNLDVIISVGYRVKSHRGTQFRIWATGILKEYMKKGFALDDERLKNLGGGNYFDELLSRIRDIRSSEKVFWRKVLEIYATSIDYDPKAESSMMFFKQVQNKMHWAAHKHTAAEVIYERADAEQPNMGLTSWPGENIKRSDVEVAKNYLNEKEIDALNKIVTAYLDIAEVRALNHEPMYMKDWLETIDDYLKMTRRDILSTKGRVSHLQAIKKAHEEYDKFRVKQDNLFSPVEQHFLESVDQLERLEGKSKS; this is translated from the coding sequence ATGGAACATAAACCAGAATCAAATATAATTATGTATACGACAGAAGATGGTTTGACAAAGATAGAAACTACTTTTGAAAATGATACGGTATGGCTTTCGATTGATCAAATGGCAGAATTATTTCAACGTGATAAAAGTGTAATAGGAAAGCATGTAAGAAATGTTTTCAAAGAAGGAGAATTAGAGAAAGAATCAGTTTGGGCAAAATTTGCCTATACTGCTTCGGATGAAAAAACGTATCAGGTAGATTATTATAATCTAGATGTTATTATTTCAGTGGGATATCGAGTGAAATCTCATCGAGGCACACAGTTTCGTATTTGGGCAACAGGAATTTTAAAAGAATATATGAAAAAAGGTTTTGCTTTGGATGATGAGCGATTGAAAAACCTTGGTGGTGGAAATTATTTTGATGAATTGTTATCAAGAATACGGGATATTCGTTCTTCTGAAAAAGTATTTTGGAGAAAAGTATTGGAAATATATGCAACAAGCATTGATTATGATCCGAAAGCAGAAAGCTCAATGATGTTCTTTAAACAAGTACAAAATAAAATGCATTGGGCAGCGCATAAACATACAGCAGCAGAAGTGATTTATGAAAGAGCGGATGCAGAACAACCTAATATGGGATTGACTTCTTGGCCAGGAGAAAACATAAAACGTTCAGATGTGGAAGTGGCAAAAAATTATTTGAATGAAAAAGAGATAGATGCACTTAATAAAATAGTGACAGCCTATTTAGATATTGCTGAAGTTCGTGCGTTAAATCATGAACCGATGTATATGAAAGATTGGTTAGAAACGATAGATGATTATCTTAAAATGACTCGAAGAGATATCCTTTCAACAAAGGGTAGGGTATCGCATTTGCAGGCAATAAAGAAAGCACATGAAGAATATGATAAATTCAGAGTCAAACAAGATAATCTGTTTTCGCCGGTAGAACAGCACTTTTTAGAGAGCGTTGATCAATTGGAAAGACTTGAAGGAAAAAGTAAGAGTTAG
- a CDS encoding metallophosphoesterase, protein MIYFTSDLHLGHRGIIEMQNRPFENVQEMNRILIQNYNAVVHKNDTVYILGDISHHLPMDRANELISKLNGKKILVKGNHDKKYDVKLFEEICDFKTVSLNRVYFALMHYPMLSWPKKNSGSIQLHGHIHAREEYNLQNRVDGIRRYDVGVDANGYRPVSVRQIVEFFENNEGKYKVGTNEFFSGVQM, encoded by the coding sequence ATGATATATTTTACAAGTGATTTACATTTAGGGCATCGTGGAATTATAGAGATGCAGAATCGTCCTTTTGAAAATGTTCAGGAGATGAATCGGATTTTGATTCAAAATTATAATGCAGTAGTACATAAAAACGATACGGTGTATATTCTTGGAGATATCAGCCATCATCTGCCGATGGATAGGGCAAATGAATTGATTAGTAAATTGAATGGAAAGAAGATTCTAGTTAAAGGGAATCATGACAAGAAATATGATGTTAAATTGTTTGAAGAGATATGTGATTTTAAGACAGTGTCATTGAATAGAGTGTATTTTGCATTGATGCATTATCCGATGTTATCATGGCCAAAGAAGAATAGCGGGAGTATTCAGTTACATGGACATATACATGCTCGTGAGGAATATAATCTGCAGAATAGAGTAGATGGAATTAGAAGGTATGATGTTGGTGTGGATGCGAATGGTTATCGTCCGGTGTCGGTGAGGCAGATTGTAGAGTTTTTTGAGAATAATGAAGGAAAATATAAAGTGGGAACGAACGAATTTTTCTCGGGAGTTCAAATGTAA
- the rpsB gene encoding 30S ribosomal protein S2 — MSVISMKQLLEAGVHFGHQTRRWNPKMAPYIYTERNGIYIIDLQKSVGMVDDAYKAVADVAAEGGTVLFVGTKKQAQDAIKTEAERCGMFYVNERWLGGMLTNFKTIQSRVQRLKEIERMSEDGTFDVLPKKEVIELKKEWTKLEKNLGGIKEMKRIPDAIFIVDPKKERICVQEAHTLGIPLIGICDTNCDPEELDYVIPGNDDAIRAVKLIVSKMADAVIEVNQGAAGEEEYYEETAEEAVAEETVEA, encoded by the coding sequence ATGAGTGTTATTTCAATGAAACAACTTTTAGAAGCAGGTGTTCATTTTGGACACCAGACAAGAAGATGGAACCCTAAAATGGCGCCATACATCTATACAGAAAGAAATGGTATTTATATCATTGACTTACAAAAGTCTGTAGGGATGGTGGACGATGCATATAAAGCTGTGGCTGATGTCGCTGCCGAGGGCGGTACAGTGCTCTTCGTAGGAACAAAGAAGCAGGCACAGGATGCCATTAAAACAGAGGCAGAGCGTTGTGGGATGTTCTACGTGAATGAGAGATGGCTTGGCGGTATGCTGACAAACTTTAAGACGATTCAGAGCAGGGTACAGAGACTGAAAGAGATCGAGAGAATGTCCGAAGACGGCACGTTTGATGTACTTCCCAAAAAGGAAGTTATAGAGCTGAAAAAGGAATGGACAAAACTGGAAAAGAACCTGGGCGGAATCAAAGAGATGAAAAGAATTCCCGACGCTATTTTCATTGTTGACCCAAAGAAGGAAAGAATTTGTGTCCAGGAAGCGCATACACTTGGAATTCCGCTGATCGGTATCTGCGATACAAACTGTGATCCAGAAGAATTAGATTATGTAATCCCAGGCAATGATGACGCAATCCGTGCTGTTAAGTTGATTGTTTCTAAGATGGCAGATGCGGTTATTGAGGTCAATCAGGGAGCAGCAGGCGAAGAAGAATATTATGAGGAAACTGCAGAAGAGGCAGTAGCGGAAGAAACTGTAGAAGCATAA
- a CDS encoding VOC family protein, with protein MKFTFAHNNLNVYDLEKSLEFYSKALGLKAIRRKEADDGSFVLVYLGDNTTPHQLELTWLRDMERPYELGDNEIHLAFQVDDFESALAKHREMGCVCFENPTMGIYFIEDPDGYWLEIIPAK; from the coding sequence ATGAAGTTTACATTTGCACATAACAATCTGAATGTCTATGATTTAGAAAAATCTCTTGAATTTTACAGCAAAGCACTGGGACTAAAGGCTATAAGGAGGAAGGAAGCAGATGACGGTAGCTTTGTACTCGTTTACCTTGGGGACAATACAACTCCCCATCAGCTCGAGCTGACTTGGCTCCGTGATATGGAGCGCCCTTATGAGCTAGGTGACAATGAGATACATCTTGCATTTCAAGTGGATGATTTTGAATCTGCGCTCGCCAAACACAGAGAGATGGGCTGCGTTTGCTTCGAAAATCCCACTATGGGCATCTATTTTATAGAAGATCCTGACGGCTACTGGCTAGAGATCATACCCGCAAAATAG
- the tsf gene encoding translation elongation factor Ts, with protein sequence MAISAGMVKELREMTGAGMMDCKKALTETDGNMDAAVEYLRKNGQAKAEKKAGRIAAEGIVKTVVKDDKVAAIVEVNSETDFVAKNEEFQGFVEGVANQAADSDAADMDAFMAEPWAADTTKTVKDALVEKVAVIGENLNIRRFEKITTDGCVVSYIHGGGRIGVLVEAETDVVNDNIRTCLKNVAMQVAAMYPKYVSRDEVSQEYMDHEKEILLAQAKKENPEKPDNIIEKMIIGRLNKELKEVCLLDQAYVQDSDLTVAKYVEKVAKENNANVTVKKFIRFETGEGIEKKEEDFAAEVAAQMGQ encoded by the coding sequence ATGGCAATTTCAGCAGGAATGGTTAAGGAGTTAAGAGAAATGACAGGTGCAGGGATGATGGATTGTAAGAAAGCCCTGACTGAGACAGATGGAAATATGGATGCAGCAGTTGAATATTTGAGAAAAAATGGACAGGCTAAGGCTGAAAAGAAAGCTGGAAGAATCGCAGCAGAGGGTATTGTAAAAACTGTTGTTAAAGATGATAAGGTGGCGGCTATTGTTGAAGTGAATTCTGAGACAGATTTTGTTGCTAAAAATGAAGAGTTTCAGGGATTTGTTGAGGGTGTTGCCAACCAGGCCGCAGACTCAGATGCGGCGGATATGGACGCATTTATGGCAGAGCCATGGGCAGCTGATACAACAAAGACAGTAAAGGACGCCCTTGTTGAGAAGGTAGCAGTAATCGGGGAGAACCTCAATATCAGACGGTTTGAGAAGATTACTACAGATGGATGTGTTGTGTCTTATATCCATGGCGGCGGACGTATTGGTGTTCTTGTGGAAGCTGAAACAGATGTTGTGAATGATAATATCAGGACATGCCTGAAGAATGTGGCTATGCAGGTAGCAGCTATGTATCCAAAGTATGTATCAAGGGATGAAGTATCTCAGGAATATATGGATCATGAAAAGGAAATTCTTCTGGCTCAGGCCAAGAAGGAAAATCCTGAAAAGCCTGATAACATCATCGAAAAGATGATCATCGGACGCCTGAATAAAGAATTGAAAGAAGTATGTCTGTTAGATCAGGCTTATGTGCAGGATAGTGACTTGACCGTTGCTAAATACGTTGAGAAGGTAGCAAAAGAAAATAATGCAAATGTAACCGTTAAGAAATTCATTCGTTTCGAGACCGGAGAAGGTATTGAGAAGAAAGAGGAAGATTTTGCTGCTGAGGTAGCTGCACAGATGGGACAGTAA
- a CDS encoding C40 family peptidase, with translation MKMKRVRNVFIATALTCSMAVVPVLAAPSTSNLEEQKRAAENEVSSLQSQLSDLMSKITDLQNQMITKGEEITKAEKQLKEAEEKEKQQYEDMKLRIKYMYEEGDVSAMERILGSGSIAEMLSQAEYVQKVHTYDREMLDEYVNTVNEVEELKTTLETEMTKMEDMQAEYEVQQSELNTTIESKSAEVANLDEQIQEAARKAAEEEAARQKAAQEEAERAAAAQNNQNSQSNNNNNNSTNNTGTVENTENTGGSNTESTTTTPPAAETPVPDAGTSSGNTSAAQTIVNAAWTQIGVPYVWGGTTPYVGLDCSGLTQWCHAQAGISIGRVDSDQLAGGQIVSDPQPGDICWTPGHVAIYIGDGQMIEAQQPGTTICVSSVRATYYVRYW, from the coding sequence ATGAAGATGAAGAGAGTACGCAATGTATTTATTGCGACTGCTCTGACATGTTCGATGGCAGTGGTGCCTGTATTGGCGGCGCCGAGCACATCGAACCTGGAAGAACAGAAGCGTGCAGCAGAAAATGAAGTAAGTAGCCTTCAGTCTCAGTTGTCTGATTTGATGTCAAAGATTACTGACTTACAGAATCAGATGATTACAAAGGGCGAGGAAATTACAAAAGCAGAGAAACAGCTCAAAGAGGCTGAGGAGAAGGAAAAGCAGCAGTACGAAGATATGAAGCTTCGTATCAAATATATGTATGAAGAAGGCGATGTTTCTGCAATGGAACGGATTTTAGGTTCCGGCAGCATTGCAGAGATGTTAAGCCAAGCAGAATATGTGCAGAAGGTACATACATATGACCGCGAGATGCTGGATGAATATGTCAATACGGTAAATGAGGTCGAAGAATTAAAGACCACACTTGAGACCGAGATGACCAAAATGGAAGATATGCAGGCTGAGTATGAAGTACAGCAGTCTGAATTGAATACTACGATTGAGAGTAAGAGCGCTGAAGTAGCTAATTTGGATGAGCAGATTCAGGAGGCAGCCAGAAAAGCGGCTGAAGAAGAAGCTGCCCGCCAGAAAGCGGCACAGGAAGAGGCGGAACGCGCCGCCGCAGCACAGAACAATCAAAATAGTCAGAGCAATAATAATAACAATAATAGCACAAATAATACAGGGACTGTAGAAAATACAGAGAATACGGGAGGCAGCAATACAGAAAGTACAACTACTACCCCTCCGGCAGCTGAAACTCCTGTCCCTGATGCTGGAACTAGTTCAGGCAATACAAGCGCTGCCCAGACAATTGTGAATGCAGCATGGACCCAGATTGGCGTGCCATATGTTTGGGGAGGCACCACTCCTTATGTGGGATTGGACTGTTCAGGACTTACACAGTGGTGCCATGCACAGGCAGGTATTTCTATTGGACGTGTGGATTCTGACCAGCTTGCAGGCGGCCAGATCGTGAGTGATCCGCAGCCAGGTGATATTTGTTGGACGCCGGGACATGTGGCGATCTATATTGGCGATGGGCAAATGATTGAGGCCCAGCAGCCAGGGACGACAATTTGCGTCAGCTCTGTGCGTGCTACATATTATGTAAGATATTGGTAA